A portion of the Longimicrobium sp. genome contains these proteins:
- a CDS encoding DNA adenine methylase has product MDLSLDLGADSAIVPLEAPPRTQRYPRLRYMGSKYRVVPHLAGIFSDLRFDRALDAFSGSGVVAYALKEMGKEVVANDFLTFPSTVARAVVENGSTLLDRHDVEYLLSPNEDGRDFIARTFAGLYFPSEDHAFLDAAWSHVDRLPAYQRDLAIAAMCLAAARKQPRGVFTITDFRYDDGRRNLRTPLRELFVEAVRDLNRAVFDNGRDNRVSCGDALSLDPDGFDLVYFDPPYAPPRDDSDYIKRYHFLEGLSVYWRGLKIMEETATKKIEKRFTPFAYKRTIRHALAELFHRFRNSTIVLSYSSNSVPGQQEVYEALAAEKEHVDVHTIPHRYSFGTHAAAQRRVVDEYIFVGR; this is encoded by the coding sequence ATGGACCTGTCGCTGGACCTTGGGGCCGATTCCGCCATCGTTCCGCTGGAAGCTCCGCCGCGGACGCAACGTTATCCGCGGCTCCGGTACATGGGCTCCAAGTATCGTGTCGTTCCCCATCTTGCGGGGATTTTCTCCGATCTGAGGTTTGACCGCGCGCTCGATGCGTTCAGCGGCAGCGGCGTGGTTGCCTACGCGCTGAAGGAGATGGGCAAGGAAGTGGTCGCGAACGACTTCCTGACGTTTCCCTCCACGGTCGCGCGGGCAGTGGTGGAGAACGGGAGCACGCTCCTGGACCGGCACGACGTCGAGTACCTGCTCTCCCCGAACGAAGATGGCCGGGACTTCATCGCTCGCACCTTCGCCGGGCTCTACTTTCCGTCGGAGGATCACGCGTTCCTCGACGCCGCGTGGTCGCACGTGGATCGTCTCCCCGCCTACCAGCGCGATCTCGCGATCGCGGCGATGTGCCTTGCCGCCGCGCGCAAGCAGCCGCGCGGTGTCTTCACCATCACCGACTTCCGCTATGACGACGGGCGGAGGAACCTGCGGACACCGCTGCGCGAGCTCTTCGTGGAAGCTGTTCGCGACCTGAACCGCGCGGTGTTCGACAATGGGCGGGACAATCGGGTCTCATGCGGGGACGCACTGTCGCTGGACCCGGACGGCTTCGACCTCGTCTATTTCGATCCCCCGTACGCTCCGCCGCGCGACGACAGCGACTACATCAAGCGGTACCATTTCCTCGAAGGCCTCTCAGTGTACTGGCGCGGGCTGAAGATCATGGAGGAGACGGCGACGAAGAAGATCGAGAAGCGCTTCACGCCGTTCGCATACAAGCGCACCATCCGCCACGCGCTCGCCGAGCTGTTCCACCGCTTCCGGAACAGCACCATCGTGCTCTCCTACAGCTCGAACTCCGTTCCCGGCCAGCAGGAGGTCTACGAGGCGCTCGCGGCGGAGAAGGAGCACGTCGACGTCCACACGATCCCCCACCGTTACTCGTTCGGCACGCACGCGGCGGCGCAGCGCAGGGTCGTTGACGAGTACATTTTCGTGGGAAGGTGA
- a CDS encoding TonB-dependent receptor domain-containing protein, with protein sequence MNRFGGTLIALALAAASTAASAQTGAPGSAPPSGARPGGPPGAAGMAAAAQAQAGGEIRGSVRDAQSGAALAGASIAVRRSADSVLVTGAVARADGTFRIEGLRPGTYYLRVSRLGYTTGTVSRVVVTGPAAVADAGTVRLAAGAVGLQGVTATAERSTVISSPDRTIVSTKDMPAVTGGNATDVLRNVPGVDVDGDGKVSLRGNQNVAIQINGRPAPLTGDALTNFIKQLPANLVERVEVVPNPSAKYDPDGMGGILNIVLKQNTDLGTSGGLTLGAGTGDKYNASGNLGSQHGPLTLFGSYGFNRDSRVSDGYSLREQHEGGVPLSFIEQFSSGDFANTSHTVNANGELKLGRLNVLNSSFMLNARAGNQDSGNGVTLMNGSHGVTGEYDLLTTGRARGLSTDYVLGFKRTLQPQRNEMSGQVHFNRSRDHFLSNFTAVPGDVFSPDLAGDSRNDLSNVTRQLDWQADFTRQILANTRLEAGYKGILRRLTNEYTSDSIFGGVPDPSLRLVNDFTYDESVQAGYALLTQTITPRFSLQGGLRAERASTTFQLANDPTEYPNDYTSFFPSAAATLQVGQKDQMRFSYSKRINRPNTFQLNPFPMVQDRNNVFVGNPNLKPEYTHAYEASFTHATRFGSLTVTPFYRHTVNAVRRYQAFGTDGVDTTTFANLATANSYGTDANAQLRLGKVSGFVGASAYKIVTDGSNVQSSLGANTFTWSARGSLNFKLSPSTDVQWFQFYRPAMVTEQGRMGAMSMANVAVRQKLSDKASLSLRVADPFDSMRFSFTANSDSFSQVQRRQFNARAVYLSFSYNFGHPPRLRTPPPQPDQPQQDPTGVPGPGGE encoded by the coding sequence ATGAACCGCTTCGGTGGTACCCTCATCGCCCTTGCGCTGGCCGCCGCTTCCACGGCCGCCAGCGCGCAGACCGGCGCCCCGGGCAGCGCTCCTCCGTCCGGCGCGCGCCCTGGAGGCCCCCCCGGCGCGGCTGGGATGGCCGCCGCCGCGCAGGCCCAGGCCGGCGGCGAGATCCGCGGCTCGGTGCGCGACGCGCAGTCGGGCGCCGCGCTGGCGGGCGCCAGCATTGCCGTGCGCCGCAGCGCCGACTCGGTGCTGGTCACCGGCGCGGTCGCCCGCGCCGACGGCACCTTCCGCATCGAGGGGCTGCGCCCGGGCACGTACTACCTGCGCGTCAGCCGCCTTGGCTATACGACCGGCACGGTGAGCCGCGTGGTGGTCACCGGCCCGGCCGCCGTGGCCGACGCGGGCACGGTGCGCCTGGCCGCCGGCGCCGTGGGCCTGCAGGGCGTGACCGCCACCGCCGAGCGCTCCACCGTCATCTCCTCGCCCGACCGCACCATCGTGTCCACCAAGGACATGCCGGCGGTCACCGGCGGCAACGCCACCGACGTGCTGCGCAACGTTCCCGGCGTGGACGTGGACGGCGACGGCAAGGTTTCGCTCCGCGGCAACCAGAACGTGGCCATCCAGATCAACGGCCGCCCCGCGCCGCTCACCGGCGACGCGCTGACCAACTTCATCAAGCAGCTCCCGGCGAACCTGGTGGAGCGCGTGGAGGTGGTGCCCAACCCGTCGGCCAAGTACGACCCCGACGGGATGGGCGGCATCCTGAACATCGTCCTGAAGCAGAACACCGACCTGGGCACCAGCGGCGGGCTCACGCTGGGCGCGGGGACGGGCGACAAGTACAACGCCAGCGGGAACCTGGGGAGCCAGCACGGGCCGCTGACGCTGTTCGGCAGCTACGGCTTCAACCGCGACTCGCGCGTGTCCGACGGGTACAGCCTGCGCGAGCAGCACGAGGGCGGCGTGCCGCTGAGCTTCATCGAGCAGTTCAGCAGCGGCGACTTCGCCAACACCTCACACACGGTGAACGCCAACGGCGAGCTGAAGCTGGGCCGCCTGAACGTGCTGAACTCGTCGTTCATGCTGAACGCCCGCGCCGGCAACCAGGACTCGGGCAACGGCGTCACGCTGATGAACGGCTCGCACGGGGTGACCGGCGAGTACGACCTGCTGACCACCGGCCGCGCGCGCGGGCTGTCGACCGACTACGTGCTGGGCTTCAAGCGCACGCTGCAGCCCCAGCGCAACGAGATGTCCGGGCAGGTGCACTTCAACCGCTCGCGCGACCACTTCCTCTCGAACTTCACCGCCGTGCCGGGCGACGTGTTCTCGCCGGACCTGGCGGGCGACAGCCGCAACGACCTGTCGAACGTCACCCGCCAGCTGGACTGGCAGGCCGACTTCACGCGGCAGATCCTGGCCAACACCCGCCTCGAGGCCGGGTACAAGGGGATCCTGCGGCGGCTGACCAACGAGTACACGTCGGATTCCATCTTCGGCGGCGTGCCGGACCCGTCGCTGCGGCTGGTGAACGACTTCACCTACGACGAGAGCGTGCAGGCGGGGTACGCGCTGCTCACGCAGACCATCACGCCCAGGTTCTCGCTGCAGGGCGGGCTGCGCGCCGAGCGGGCGAGCACCACCTTCCAGCTGGCAAACGACCCGACCGAGTATCCGAACGACTACACCAGCTTCTTCCCCAGCGCGGCGGCCACGCTGCAGGTGGGGCAGAAGGACCAGATGCGGTTCAGCTACTCCAAGCGCATCAACCGCCCCAACACGTTCCAGCTGAACCCGTTCCCGATGGTGCAGGACCGCAACAACGTGTTCGTGGGCAACCCCAACCTGAAGCCCGAGTACACGCACGCGTACGAGGCCTCGTTCACGCACGCCACGCGCTTCGGCTCGCTCACCGTGACGCCGTTCTACCGCCACACGGTGAACGCGGTGCGCCGCTACCAGGCCTTCGGGACCGACGGGGTGGATACGACCACCTTCGCCAACCTGGCCACGGCCAACAGCTACGGCACCGACGCCAACGCGCAGCTGCGGCTGGGGAAGGTGAGCGGGTTCGTGGGCGCCAGCGCCTACAAGATCGTGACGGACGGGAGCAACGTGCAGAGCAGCCTGGGCGCCAACACCTTCACCTGGAGCGCGCGCGGCAGCCTGAACTTCAAGCTGAGCCCCAGCACCGACGTGCAGTGGTTCCAGTTCTACCGGCCCGCAATGGTCACCGAGCAGGGGCGGATGGGGGCGATGTCGATGGCCAACGTGGCGGTGCGCCAGAAGCTTTCCGACAAGGCGTCGCTGAGCCTGCGCGTGGCCGACCCGTTCGACTCGATGCGGTTCTCGTTCACCGCCAACTCGGACTCGTTCTCGCAGGTCCAGCGCCGGCAGTTCAACGCGCGCGCGGTGTACCTGTCGTTCAGCTACAACTTCGGCCACCCGCCGCGGCTGCGCACCCCGCCGCCGCAGCCGGACCAGCCGCAGCAGGACCCGACCGGCGTTCCGGGCCCGGGCGGGGAGTGA
- a CDS encoding 2,3,4,5-tetrahydropyridine-2,6-dicarboxylate N-succinyltransferase, whose product MKERAELERTISEAYRDRSRLDRHEVHNAVDMAIDLLDRGELRVAEKADGEWRVNAWAKEAILLYFAMRPLERVEAGDLRFFDKVPTKRNLEEQGIRVVPPGVARYGSFLEPGCVLMPGYVNIGAYVGSGTMVDTWATVGSCAQIGRNVHLSGGVGIGGVLEPPGATPVIIEDGCFIGSRSIVVEGVVVEEEAVLGANVVLTASTPIVDVTGSEPVITKGRIPARSVVIPGSLPKEFPAGTFHVPCALLIGKRKESTDRKTSLNDVLRTFNVQV is encoded by the coding sequence ATGAAGGAGCGCGCGGAGCTGGAGCGCACCATAAGCGAGGCATACCGCGACCGGTCGCGGCTGGACCGGCACGAGGTGCACAACGCCGTCGACATGGCCATCGACCTCCTCGACCGCGGCGAGCTGCGCGTGGCCGAGAAGGCCGATGGCGAGTGGCGCGTGAACGCGTGGGCCAAGGAGGCCATCCTCCTCTACTTCGCCATGCGGCCGCTGGAGCGCGTGGAGGCCGGGGACCTGCGCTTCTTCGACAAGGTGCCCACCAAGCGCAACCTGGAAGAGCAGGGAATCCGCGTCGTTCCCCCCGGCGTGGCGCGCTACGGCTCGTTCCTGGAGCCCGGGTGCGTGCTGATGCCCGGCTACGTGAACATCGGCGCGTACGTGGGGAGCGGGACGATGGTGGACACCTGGGCCACGGTCGGCTCGTGCGCGCAGATCGGCCGGAACGTGCACCTCTCCGGCGGCGTGGGGATCGGCGGGGTGCTGGAGCCGCCCGGCGCGACTCCCGTCATCATCGAGGACGGCTGCTTCATCGGCTCGCGCTCCATCGTGGTCGAGGGCGTGGTGGTGGAGGAAGAGGCGGTGCTCGGCGCGAACGTCGTCCTCACCGCGTCCACCCCCATCGTCGACGTGACGGGGAGTGAGCCGGTGATCACGAAGGGCCGCATCCCCGCGCGCTCCGTGGTGATCCCGGGGTCGCTGCCGAAGGAGTTCCCCGCGGGGACCTTCCACGTCCCCTGCGCGCTCCTGATCGGCAAGCGCAAGGAGTCCACCGACCGCAAGACGTCGCTGAACGACGTGCTGCGCACCTTCAACGTGCAGGTGTGA
- the dapE gene encoding succinyl-diaminopimelate desuccinylase produces the protein MIGIPIADELAGLTLELCRIPSETKHEAEIATWVQHRCVAAAGAEAVKRIGNSVVCDPCISSEERAALPAVALVGHLDTVKCAENQDYAVRDGRVYGCGASDMKAGCAVMLALLERWRELKGVRPVWIFYDAEEGPSEENGLQPVLDSGVLPALDFAFILEPTDMGLQPGCMGTMHATVTVPGVRAHSARPWQGQNAVYRALPLLGRFAALERRAVSFGELTFYEVMVVTQTLTENSKNVVPDALMLNVNVRFAPGNTAENAEAELRALVGGDGVVEITDCAPSGDVHLDHPLIRGWLARENLPVRPKQAWTDVARFTSNGIPAVNFGPGETSQAHQANEWCSVESLEFCYAALRRFFEGQED, from the coding sequence ATGATCGGGATCCCGATTGCGGACGAGCTCGCGGGGCTGACGCTGGAGCTCTGCCGCATCCCCAGCGAGACGAAGCACGAGGCGGAGATCGCCACCTGGGTGCAGCATCGCTGCGTGGCCGCCGCCGGGGCGGAGGCGGTGAAGCGCATCGGCAACTCCGTCGTCTGCGATCCCTGCATCTCGTCGGAGGAGCGGGCGGCGCTGCCGGCCGTGGCGCTGGTGGGCCACCTGGACACGGTGAAGTGCGCCGAGAACCAGGACTACGCGGTGCGCGACGGGCGGGTGTACGGCTGCGGCGCCAGCGACATGAAGGCCGGCTGCGCGGTGATGCTGGCGCTGCTGGAGCGCTGGCGCGAGCTGAAGGGCGTGCGGCCGGTGTGGATCTTCTACGACGCCGAGGAGGGGCCCAGCGAGGAGAACGGGCTGCAGCCGGTGCTGGACAGCGGGGTGCTGCCGGCGCTGGACTTCGCGTTCATCCTGGAGCCCACCGACATGGGGCTGCAGCCGGGGTGCATGGGAACGATGCACGCCACCGTCACCGTGCCCGGCGTGCGGGCGCACAGCGCGCGGCCGTGGCAGGGCCAGAACGCCGTCTACCGCGCGCTGCCGCTGCTGGGGCGCTTCGCCGCGCTGGAGCGGCGCGCGGTGAGCTTCGGCGAGCTGACCTTCTACGAGGTGATGGTGGTCACGCAGACGCTGACGGAGAACTCCAAGAACGTGGTTCCCGACGCGCTGATGCTGAACGTGAATGTCCGCTTCGCCCCCGGCAACACCGCTGAGAACGCGGAGGCCGAGCTGCGCGCGCTGGTGGGCGGCGACGGCGTGGTGGAGATCACCGACTGCGCGCCCTCGGGCGACGTGCACCTGGACCACCCGCTGATCCGCGGGTGGCTGGCGCGCGAGAACCTGCCCGTGCGCCCCAAGCAGGCGTGGACCGACGTGGCGCGCTTCACCTCCAATGGCATCCCCGCGGTGAACTTCGGCCCCGGCGAGACCTCGCAGGCGCACCAGGCCAACGAGTGGTGCTCGGTGGAGTCGCTGGAGTTCTGCTACGCGGCGCTGCGGCGGTTCTTCGAGGGGCAGGAGGATTGA
- a CDS encoding pyridoxal phosphate-dependent aminotransferase has product MNPLLAGIAPSLIRAINARKRPGDIDLGLGEPTLRPDPAPFEAALARVRDEGLPYTPNAGDSALREAIARCFAFPAMDAAANVCVTVGSEEALYLAIKSVLDPARDEVLIVEPCYLAYPKLCALEGVRHRTVALDAADGFCPRADAVLGALGPDTRMIILNTPCNPTGRVWPAAELRALADGLSARPGAPVYVLSDEVYRELYYTPERPASVADVYPHALVAGSLSKSNALTGLRLGWLMGSAEVIGAATKVHQLVNTAASTFSSHVALEIFRRPETLSAHRPLYAQQRELLMQSLTRHGVAHAPVEGAFYCFVRLPGRWASDSLGAAERLLDEHRVVTVPGIAFGAAGEGWLRLSGVAAPDALAAGIERVAQFFAA; this is encoded by the coding sequence ATGAACCCACTCCTCGCCGGCATCGCCCCGTCGCTGATCCGCGCGATCAACGCCCGCAAGCGTCCGGGCGACATCGACCTGGGGCTGGGCGAGCCGACGCTGCGCCCCGATCCGGCGCCGTTCGAGGCCGCGCTCGCGCGCGTGCGCGACGAGGGGCTGCCGTACACGCCCAACGCCGGCGACTCCGCGCTCCGCGAGGCCATCGCCCGCTGCTTCGCCTTCCCGGCGATGGACGCCGCCGCGAACGTGTGCGTGACCGTCGGCTCCGAGGAGGCGCTGTACCTGGCGATCAAGAGCGTGCTCGACCCGGCGCGCGACGAGGTGCTGATCGTGGAGCCGTGCTACCTCGCGTATCCCAAGCTCTGCGCGCTGGAAGGCGTCCGCCACCGCACCGTCGCCCTCGACGCGGCCGACGGCTTCTGCCCGCGCGCGGACGCCGTGCTGGGCGCGCTGGGGCCCGACACGCGGATGATCATCCTCAACACCCCGTGCAACCCCACCGGCCGCGTCTGGCCCGCCGCCGAGCTGCGCGCGCTGGCGGACGGGCTGTCCGCGCGGCCCGGCGCGCCGGTGTACGTGCTGTCGGACGAGGTCTATCGCGAGCTGTACTACACGCCCGAGCGGCCGGCGTCGGTGGCGGACGTGTATCCGCACGCGCTGGTGGCGGGGTCGCTCTCCAAGAGCAACGCGCTCACGGGGTTGCGGCTGGGGTGGTTGATGGGCTCCGCGGAGGTGATCGGCGCGGCGACGAAGGTGCACCAGCTGGTGAACACGGCCGCCAGCACCTTCTCCAGCCACGTCGCGCTGGAGATCTTCCGCCGCCCGGAGACGCTGAGCGCGCACCGCCCGCTGTACGCGCAGCAGCGCGAGCTGCTGATGCAGTCGCTCACCCGCCACGGCGTGGCCCACGCGCCGGTGGAGGGCGCGTTCTACTGCTTCGTGCGCCTCCCCGGGCGCTGGGCGAGCGACTCGCTCGGCGCGGCCGAGCGGCTGCTGGACGAGCACCGCGTGGTCACCGTCCCCGGCATCGCGTTCGGCGCCGCGGGCGAGGGTTGGCTGCGCCTCTCCGGGGTCGCCGCGCCGGACGCGCTCGCCGCCGGCATCGAGCGCGTCGCCCAGTTCTTCGCCGCCTGA